A genomic window from Candidatus Thiocaldithrix dubininis includes:
- the radC gene encoding DNA repair protein RadC yields the protein MAITDWPVDERPREKLLTRGAQALSDAELLAIFLRVGVKGKTAVDLARELLLGFGSLRQLFDADAQKFCETHGMGQAKYVQLQAVLEMSRRYLAEKMQRGDALTDPDAVRFYLVSKLRDYRFEVFACLFLDNRHRVIQFEELFRGTIDSASVHPREVVRRCLFHNAAAVIFAHNHPSGIAEPSQSDERITQKLKDALQLIDVRVLDHFVVGDTVVSFAERGLL from the coding sequence ATGGCAATTACCGATTGGCCCGTGGATGAGCGTCCGCGTGAAAAGTTATTGACGCGAGGCGCACAGGCTTTATCAGATGCCGAATTGCTGGCAATCTTTCTGCGGGTTGGGGTGAAAGGCAAAACCGCCGTCGACCTTGCGCGCGAGCTATTGCTAGGGTTCGGTAGTTTACGACAATTATTTGATGCAGATGCACAAAAATTTTGTGAAACCCACGGCATGGGTCAAGCCAAATATGTGCAATTACAAGCGGTGTTAGAAATGTCGCGGCGTTATTTAGCCGAAAAAATGCAACGGGGCGATGCTTTAACTGACCCGGATGCGGTGCGTTTTTATTTAGTTTCCAAATTGCGAGATTATCGGTTTGAAGTGTTTGCTTGTTTATTTTTAGATAACCGCCATCGCGTGATTCAATTTGAAGAACTGTTTCGTGGCACAATTGATAGCGCTTCTGTGCATCCCCGTGAAGTGGTGCGGCGCTGTTTATTTCATAATGCTGCCGCTGTGATTTTTGCGCACAATCATCCCTCGGGTATAGCTGAACCAAGCCAATCTGATGAACGCATTACACAAAAGTTAAAAGATGCGCTGCAACTGATTGATGTACGTGTGTTAGACCATTTTGTAGTGGGCGATACTGTGGTCTCGTTTGCCGAGCGTGGTTTACTTTAA
- the coaBC gene encoding bifunctional phosphopantothenoylcysteine decarboxylase/phosphopantothenate--cysteine ligase CoaBC → MSFLLDKNILLGISGGIAAYKSAELVRLLRKRGANVRVCMTAAAQEFITPLTMQALSGNPVHTTLLDPAAELGMGHIELAKWADYILIAPATADLMARITHGMADDLLTTVCLASTAKLMLAPAMNQQMWRNAATQANVKLLNERQIAIFGPASGEQACGDNGPGRMLEPAELLAALEECCAIGSLFKGKRILITAGPTREAIDPVRFLTNRSSGKMGYAIAQAAAKMGAEVMLVSGHVALDCPAHVNRVITESAADMLAATQAHANSADIFIATAAVADYTPVTVASQKIKKNSDVLHLEMQKTTDILATIRQHYPHLFTVGFAAETHDLMQYARGKLERKGIDMIAANSVANGKAFDQATNALEVVWTDGHISLPEMSKTALAEALMKIIAERYYAKHAN, encoded by the coding sequence ATGTCATTCCTCCTTGATAAAAACATTCTTTTAGGGATAAGTGGCGGTATTGCTGCTTATAAATCAGCCGAACTCGTGCGCTTATTGCGTAAGCGTGGCGCTAATGTAAGGGTCTGTATGACTGCCGCTGCGCAAGAATTTATTACGCCGCTGACCATGCAGGCGTTATCCGGTAATCCCGTACATACGACTTTACTAGATCCGGCTGCCGAATTAGGCATGGGGCATATTGAACTGGCTAAATGGGCAGATTACATTCTGATTGCTCCTGCCACTGCTGATTTAATGGCGCGTATAACGCATGGTATGGCGGATGATTTATTAACCACAGTTTGCCTCGCATCTACGGCAAAACTGATGTTAGCACCTGCAATGAATCAGCAGATGTGGCGTAATGCAGCAACTCAAGCCAATGTTAAATTATTGAATGAACGTCAAATAGCGATTTTTGGTCCAGCGTCAGGTGAACAAGCGTGTGGTGATAATGGCCCGGGACGTATGTTAGAACCTGCTGAATTATTAGCTGCCTTGGAAGAATGCTGTGCGATTGGCAGTTTATTTAAAGGCAAGCGAATTCTGATTACCGCAGGGCCTACCCGTGAAGCCATTGACCCCGTGCGTTTTTTAACCAACCGTAGCTCGGGCAAAATGGGTTATGCCATTGCACAGGCGGCTGCCAAAATGGGCGCAGAGGTTATGTTAGTTTCTGGGCATGTTGCCTTAGATTGCCCAGCACATGTTAACCGCGTGATTACGGAATCAGCCGCAGATATGTTAGCGGCTACGCAAGCCCACGCCAATTCGGCTGATATCTTTATTGCCACCGCAGCCGTGGCGGATTACACCCCTGTTACAGTTGCCTCACAAAAAATTAAGAAAAATTCAGATGTATTACATCTTGAAATGCAAAAAACCACCGATATTTTAGCCACGATTCGCCAACATTATCCGCATTTATTTACGGTGGGTTTTGCAGCCGAAACACATGATCTTATGCAATACGCACGCGGTAAATTAGAGCGTAAAGGTATTGATATGATTGCAGCCAATTCGGTAGCAAATGGCAAAGCGTTTGACCAAGCCACCAATGCGTTAGAAGTGGTGTGGACAGATGGGCATATTTCGCTGCCGGAAATGAGTAAAACAGCGTTAGCTGAAGCGCTTATGAAAATTATTGCGGAGCGTTATTATGCAAAGCACGCTAATTAA
- a CDS encoding FtsK/SpoIIIE domain-containing protein, which yields MASDKGFKQIVQTWLRKYKVGTLPEHMRTAKPNSQDLMEIAKPTLIGIPILVILYLIWDLTGFATGLAVAVALAILDATRPLRGGYWLMKPEPPPNSPEVKNRFLLEEGIDPEKWWGKKVQEALSAHGVQARVVALDTSGASVDVYELEVQKGYDINLIAHLGDNFARSLALPKGERVLVEANIGNGRAALYIPKAAKRRVPSTELITQRTADFTKFKLPGLVGEDLVGKPLVVDIAQAPHLLVGGEVGSERASQLLNMLFSMAYYCSPQQLQMTVIDPKKIELPVVNQLPHLTEAVVTDIQQAYTIFKQVQTVLEQRCQLLLEAGVGHISAYNELNPEHPIPYYIVAISELHVMLQNTTPVPELGDIALGQAVRQSLMSLVTAAPAQAAGIHFLFGLQCYDPKTCGDMLRQAIPSAIGLRVRGQAFSEMLIGRPGCEVLGSQGQCYVLMSNDMTPVRAQVASATELEWVQLAQQIKEKWPN from the coding sequence GTGGCCTCTGACAAAGGTTTTAAGCAAATTGTACAAACGTGGCTGCGTAAATATAAGGTAGGTACACTACCGGAGCATATGCGCACGGCTAAGCCTAATAGCCAAGACTTAATGGAAATAGCCAAGCCTACGTTGATCGGTATTCCTATTCTGGTGATTTTGTATTTAATCTGGGATTTGACCGGTTTTGCTACCGGCTTAGCAGTAGCGGTAGCATTGGCAATCTTAGATGCAACCCGCCCATTACGTGGGGGTTATTGGCTCATGAAACCCGAACCTCCGCCAAATAGCCCAGAAGTTAAAAATCGTTTTTTGTTGGAAGAAGGCATTGACCCCGAAAAATGGTGGGGTAAGAAAGTGCAAGAGGCATTAAGCGCACACGGCGTACAAGCTCGTGTAGTGGCATTGGATACCTCTGGTGCAAGCGTCGATGTCTACGAATTAGAAGTGCAAAAAGGTTATGATATTAATTTGATTGCCCACTTAGGCGATAACTTTGCCCGTTCATTGGCATTACCTAAAGGTGAACGGGTGTTAGTCGAAGCCAATATTGGTAATGGACGCGCTGCTTTATATATTCCTAAAGCGGCTAAACGGCGTGTTCCCAGCACGGAATTAATTACACAAAGAACGGCCGATTTTACTAAATTTAAGTTACCCGGCTTGGTTGGTGAAGATTTAGTAGGCAAGCCTTTAGTAGTCGATATTGCTCAAGCGCCTCATTTATTAGTGGGGGGCGAGGTGGGTTCAGAACGCGCCAGTCAATTGCTAAATATGTTATTCAGCATGGCTTATTATTGCTCTCCCCAACAATTACAGATGACAGTCATTGATCCTAAAAAGATTGAGTTGCCTGTCGTTAATCAGCTACCGCATTTAACCGAAGCGGTGGTTACGGATATACAGCAAGCCTATACTATTTTTAAACAAGTCCAGACGGTACTGGAACAACGTTGCCAATTATTACTGGAGGCAGGCGTCGGGCATATTAGCGCTTATAATGAGCTAAACCCCGAACACCCTATTCCGTATTACATTGTGGCAATTAGCGAACTGCACGTTATGTTGCAAAATACGACACCCGTACCTGAGCTTGGGGATATCGCCTTGGGTCAAGCGGTCAGACAAAGTTTAATGAGTTTAGTAACGGCCGCCCCCGCCCAAGCCGCCGGTATTCATTTCTTATTTGGTTTGCAATGTTATGACCCCAAAACCTGCGGTGATATGCTGCGTCAAGCTATTCCATCCGCAATTGGTTTAAGAGTACGCGGGCAAGCCTTTAGTGAAATGTTAATTGGTCGACCGGGTTGTGAAGTATTAGGCAGCCAAGGTCAATGTTATGTACTGATGTCTAATGATATGACACCTGTTCGGGCGCAAGTTGCCTCAGCAACGGAACTAGAATGGGTACAATTAGCACAACAAATTAAGGAAAAATGGCCGAATTGA
- the murJ gene encoding murein biosynthesis integral membrane protein MurJ yields MSRLLRSGAIISAMTMVSRVLGLIRDMVVAHYFSTVATDAFYVAFRIPNLLRRLFAEGAFSLAFVPVLSEYKEKRSRQELNDLIDHVAGYLGLILFVVTLIGVIAAPIIMLIFAPGFGSKPESRPDLAIDMLRITFPYILFISLTAFVSGILNTFHKFAIPAFTPALLNIVMIAMAIFAAPYFNEPIMALAWGVFIAGIAQLVFQLPSLARLGLLPKFKLKGKHEGVSRIMRLMGPAIFGSSVAQLNLLINTMLASFLAAGSISWLYYSDRFVELPLAIVGVALGTVILPKLSSDHAKADASQFRHTMDWALRMGLLISIPSTIGLMMLAEPILAAVMLHGKFTWSDVEMSALSLMTYSFGLSGFIMVKVLAPGFYSRQDTKTPVKIGMVSVVSNIVLNMLIVLPWYFSGKPGAHAGLALATALAGYVNSGLLFYKLHQQQIFSPEQGWASYLAKVAFACVIMISALWLATPNDHYWQTTPITYKALSLMGLILLALTSYFGSLRLMGMPFKQMLGR; encoded by the coding sequence ATGAGCCGCCTTCTGCGTTCCGGCGCGATTATTAGCGCTATGACTATGGTTTCCCGCGTATTAGGTTTAATCCGCGATATGGTGGTTGCCCATTACTTTTCCACCGTTGCGACGGATGCCTTTTATGTCGCGTTCCGTATTCCTAATTTATTACGCCGCTTATTTGCTGAAGGTGCATTTTCGCTGGCGTTTGTACCTGTACTCTCCGAGTACAAAGAAAAACGCAGTCGGCAAGAGCTTAACGATTTAATTGACCATGTGGCGGGGTATCTTGGTTTAATTCTATTTGTAGTAACGCTGATTGGTGTCATCGCTGCACCGATTATCATGCTAATCTTTGCGCCCGGCTTTGGCTCTAAACCGGAATCACGTCCTGATTTAGCCATTGATATGCTGCGCATTACCTTTCCCTATATTTTGTTTATTTCATTAACCGCTTTTGTCAGCGGCATTCTTAATACCTTCCATAAATTTGCCATTCCCGCTTTTACGCCTGCGTTGTTAAACATTGTCATGATTGCAATGGCAATATTTGCTGCCCCTTATTTTAATGAGCCGATTATGGCATTAGCGTGGGGGGTATTTATCGCGGGCATTGCGCAATTAGTCTTTCAATTACCCAGTTTAGCGCGTTTAGGTTTGCTGCCTAAATTTAAACTCAAAGGCAAACATGAGGGTGTAAGCCGCATTATGCGCTTAATGGGACCGGCTATTTTTGGCTCATCCGTCGCCCAGCTCAATTTATTAATCAATACCATGCTGGCTTCATTCTTAGCAGCCGGAAGCATTAGCTGGCTGTATTACTCTGATCGCTTTGTAGAACTGCCCTTAGCCATTGTAGGGGTTGCGTTAGGTACGGTTATTCTGCCTAAGCTTTCCAGCGACCACGCCAAAGCGGATGCCAGCCAATTCCGCCACACAATGGATTGGGCATTACGTATGGGCTTGCTTATTTCCATTCCCTCCACCATTGGCTTAATGATGTTAGCCGAGCCGATTTTAGCGGCGGTTATGTTACACGGTAAATTTACGTGGTCTGATGTAGAAATGTCAGCGCTTAGCTTAATGACTTACTCGTTTGGTTTGTCTGGCTTCATTATGGTGAAAGTCTTAGCGCCGGGCTTTTACTCCCGCCAAGATACTAAAACGCCTGTCAAAATCGGCATGGTCTCGGTGGTATCGAATATTGTGCTGAATATGCTGATTGTGCTGCCTTGGTATTTTTCTGGTAAACCCGGCGCACATGCGGGTTTAGCCTTAGCCACTGCCTTAGCCGGTTATGTCAATTCTGGTTTATTATTTTATAAGTTGCATCAACAACAGATCTTTAGCCCCGAACAAGGTTGGGCAAGCTATTTAGCCAAAGTCGCTTTCGCCTGCGTCATTATGATTAGTGCGTTATGGTTGGCAACCCCCAACGATCATTATTGGCAAACAACGCCGATTACCTACAAAGCATTAAGTTTAATGGGCTTAATCTTATTAGCTTTAACCAGCTATTTTGGCAGTTTACGTTTAATGGGTATGCCGTTTAAACAAATGCTCGGACGCTAA
- a CDS encoding FAD-linked oxidase C-terminal domain-containing protein, protein MAEQAASQACIAQLKANLPSHTLLVAEEDMRPYECDGLAAYRRLPLAVALPETVEQVQDIVKICAEFNVPVVARGAGTGLSGGALPHTQGIILGLARLNKILEIDRENLTARVQPGVRNLAISQAVDAYGLFYAPDPSSQIACSIGGNVAENSGGVHCLKYGLTVHNILEVNIVSANGKLITIGNEALDSAGYDLLALMTGSEGLLGIVVEIVVKLTVKPPVIEVLMAAFNSVPLAGEAVAAIISAGIIPAGLEMMDNPSIRAAEAFAKAGYPVDAAAILLCELDGTPEDVAAQSQQVQALLNQCGATSIYTAQSAAERAKLWAGRKSAFPAVGRISPDYYCMDGTIPRKQLAYVLNKINELSTQYQLAVANVFHAGDGNLHPLILFDANKDGELNRAEAFGTAILTLCVEVGGTVTGEHGVGFEKLDAMCSQFKPVELSLFHAIKHAFDPKGILNPGKAVPTLHRCAELGAMHVHHGQLPHPELPRF, encoded by the coding sequence ATGGCAGAACAGGCTGCGTCTCAGGCATGTATCGCCCAGTTAAAAGCAAATTTACCCAGCCATACCTTGTTAGTGGCTGAGGAAGACATGCGCCCGTATGAATGCGATGGTTTAGCAGCGTATCGGCGCTTACCACTGGCGGTTGCCCTGCCCGAAACGGTGGAACAAGTACAAGATATTGTTAAAATCTGCGCTGAATTTAATGTGCCCGTGGTCGCACGCGGTGCAGGTACAGGCTTATCCGGTGGCGCTTTACCCCATACGCAAGGCATTATTTTAGGCTTAGCGCGGTTGAATAAAATCCTAGAAATTGATCGAGAGAATTTAACTGCACGCGTACAACCCGGTGTTAGAAATCTCGCCATTAGCCAAGCGGTGGATGCTTATGGCTTATTTTACGCCCCCGACCCTTCCTCGCAAATTGCCTGTTCAATTGGCGGTAACGTGGCGGAAAATTCCGGCGGGGTGCATTGCTTAAAATACGGCTTAACCGTTCACAATATTCTAGAAGTTAACATTGTTAGCGCGAATGGCAAGCTTATTACCATTGGCAATGAAGCCTTAGATAGTGCGGGTTATGACCTCTTAGCCTTAATGACAGGCTCGGAAGGTTTATTGGGCATTGTGGTGGAAATTGTCGTCAAACTCACGGTTAAACCACCCGTCATTGAAGTATTAATGGCAGCGTTTAATAGCGTGCCATTAGCGGGTGAAGCGGTTGCCGCTATTATTAGCGCGGGCATTATTCCAGCGGGCTTAGAAATGATGGATAACCCGTCGATTCGTGCCGCTGAAGCCTTTGCTAAAGCGGGTTATCCGGTGGATGCCGCCGCCATTTTATTGTGCGAATTAGACGGAACACCTGAAGATGTCGCGGCGCAATCGCAGCAAGTACAAGCTTTATTAAATCAATGCGGTGCTACCAGTATTTATACGGCACAATCGGCTGCCGAACGCGCCAAATTATGGGCGGGGCGTAAGTCTGCATTTCCAGCCGTGGGGCGTATTTCGCCTGATTATTATTGTATGGATGGCACGATTCCACGTAAGCAATTGGCTTATGTGTTAAATAAAATCAATGAGCTATCCACACAATACCAATTAGCTGTGGCTAATGTGTTTCACGCAGGCGATGGTAATTTACACCCACTGATTTTATTTGATGCCAATAAAGACGGTGAATTAAACCGCGCCGAAGCCTTTGGTACAGCCATTCTCACCCTATGTGTTGAAGTAGGCGGCACGGTAACCGGCGAACACGGCGTCGGTTTTGAAAAACTGGATGCAATGTGTAGCCAATTTAAACCTGTCGAATTAAGCTTATTCCACGCGATTAAACACGCATTTGACCCTAAAGGGATTTTAAACCCGGGTAAAGCAGTGCCAACTTTACACCGTTGTGCTGAATTAGGCGCGATGCATGTGCATCATGGACAATTACCACACCCTGAGCTACCCCGTTTTTAG
- the glcE gene encoding glycolate oxidase subunit GlcE, which translates to MIANNDLTDSIQAQVQSALDQQQALHIYGGGSKAFYGNPIKGQPLSLAGHTGIIAYEPSELVVTVRAGTKLADLMQLLDQHGQMLAFEPPIHTENATVGGAVAAGLSGPARPWRGSVRDHVLGMKILFGENQIGSFGGQVMKNVAGYDVSRVMTGALGTLGIILEVSLKVMPKPASELTLALDMPDKDAHELCMALRASAMPLTATCYYDGCLYLRFSGNPENLDITTRQVGGERIAEPDEFWTSLRDQTHEFFMQYDRPLWRLSLPPATASINSRLEGSSLMEWGGAQRWVYSNIPVNLIRSIAEKHKGHATVYRGKVPGVNPFHPLTQELSQLQLRLKETFDPHGIFNRGRMYQDW; encoded by the coding sequence ATGATTGCGAATAATGATCTAACTGACTCTATACAAGCCCAAGTGCAAAGTGCACTGGATCAGCAACAAGCCTTGCATATTTATGGCGGCGGCAGTAAAGCCTTTTACGGCAACCCTATTAAAGGGCAGCCTTTATCGTTGGCGGGGCATACTGGCATTATTGCCTACGAGCCTTCAGAACTGGTTGTAACCGTACGGGCAGGTACTAAGTTAGCCGATTTAATGCAATTGTTGGATCAACACGGGCAAATGTTAGCGTTTGAGCCACCGATACATACTGAAAATGCCACGGTTGGTGGAGCAGTCGCGGCGGGTTTATCCGGCCCTGCACGCCCTTGGCGCGGTTCGGTGCGTGATCATGTATTAGGCATGAAAATTTTGTTCGGCGAAAACCAAATCGGTAGCTTTGGCGGACAAGTGATGAAAAACGTCGCAGGCTACGATGTTTCCCGCGTCATGACTGGCGCATTGGGAACTTTAGGCATTATCTTAGAAGTTTCATTAAAGGTGATGCCCAAACCTGCCAGCGAATTAACCTTGGCGCTGGATATGCCAGATAAAGACGCACATGAATTATGTATGGCTTTACGCGCCTCGGCGATGCCCTTAACCGCCACCTGTTATTATGACGGCTGTTTATATTTGCGCTTCTCTGGTAATCCAGAAAATTTAGATATTACGACCCGCCAAGTCGGCGGCGAACGCATTGCTGAACCAGATGAATTCTGGACTTCTTTACGTGATCAAACCCACGAATTTTTCATGCAGTATGACCGTCCCTTATGGCGTTTATCCTTACCGCCTGCTACCGCCAGTATTAATAGCCGCTTAGAAGGCAGTTCCTTAATGGAATGGGGTGGTGCGCAGCGCTGGGTATATAGCAATATTCCGGTCAACTTAATTCGCAGCATTGCCGAGAAACACAAAGGCCACGCCACGGTGTATCGCGGTAAAGTGCCGGGCGTAAACCCGTTCCATCCGCTGACTCAAGAATTGTCACAATTGCAATTACGCTTAAAAGAAACCTTTGACCCACATGGTATCTTTAACCGTGGGCGCATGTATCAAGACTGGTAA
- the glcF gene encoding glycolate oxidase subunit GlcF produces the protein MQTQLLASVLNTPEGQLADSILRKCVHCGFCNATCPTYQVLGDENEGPRGRIYLIKQLLEGKAASQATLAHLDHCLICRSCETTCPSGVEYSKLLDIGRYQAAQQIDRPSKVKQQRRLLGLILPHPRLVQWGVNLARYLQAYLPPNLQQKLPAPVAVPPVIARQQPRQVLMLDGCVQPTLAPDINAVTERVLNRLGIGVIHAAKAGCCGAINQHLEQPAPALRQMRRNIDAWWPFIESGQVEAIVATASGCGTTLKDYAYYLRNDTYYAAKAARIAKLSKDIAEIIANEDYPALNPEPQVKRIAWHPPCSLQHGQKIQGVVEQILKSCGYELLPVVDSHLCCGSAGTYSILQPELANQLKINKINHLLMEKPELIVTANIGCQLHLQEGTSIPVKHWIHLLDNAKSA, from the coding sequence ATGCAAACCCAATTATTAGCCAGTGTCTTAAATACACCTGAAGGACAGTTAGCCGATAGTATTTTGCGTAAATGCGTGCATTGCGGCTTTTGTAATGCCACTTGCCCGACTTACCAAGTATTAGGCGATGAAAACGAAGGACCACGCGGGCGCATTTACTTAATTAAACAATTGCTAGAAGGCAAAGCAGCCAGCCAAGCCACGCTCGCACATTTAGATCATTGTTTAATCTGTCGCAGTTGTGAAACCACTTGCCCATCGGGAGTGGAATACAGCAAATTACTGGATATTGGGCGTTATCAAGCTGCACAACAAATTGACCGCCCTAGCAAAGTCAAACAACAGCGGCGTTTATTGGGCTTAATTTTACCGCATCCGCGTTTAGTCCAATGGGGCGTAAACTTAGCGCGTTATTTGCAAGCTTACTTACCCCCAAATTTACAGCAAAAATTACCCGCGCCGGTTGCCGTGCCGCCTGTCATCGCCCGCCAGCAACCACGCCAAGTATTGATGTTAGACGGCTGCGTGCAACCCACGCTTGCCCCCGATATTAACGCCGTTACCGAGCGTGTATTAAATCGTTTGGGCATTGGCGTAATACATGCAGCAAAAGCCGGTTGTTGTGGCGCAATAAACCAACATTTAGAACAACCCGCACCCGCTTTACGACAAATGCGCCGAAATATTGACGCGTGGTGGCCGTTTATTGAAAGCGGGCAAGTTGAAGCCATTGTTGCCACCGCCAGCGGTTGTGGAACAACTTTAAAAGATTATGCATATTATTTGCGCAATGATACCTATTACGCCGCAAAAGCCGCTAGAATCGCCAAGCTCAGCAAAGATATTGCCGAGATTATTGCAAATGAAGATTATCCAGCGTTAAATCCAGAACCCCAAGTAAAACGTATTGCATGGCACCCGCCCTGCTCTCTACAACATGGGCAAAAAATTCAAGGTGTCGTAGAACAAATCCTGAAAAGTTGCGGCTATGAATTGCTACCAGTTGTCGATAGTCACTTGTGTTGTGGTTCGGCGGGCACGTATTCTATTTTGCAACCAGAGTTAGCCAATCAATTGAAAATTAATAAGATAAATCACTTATTAATGGAAAAACCGGAATTAATCGTCACCGCCAATATTGGTTGCCAACTCCATTTACAGGAAGGAACAAGCATACCTGTGAAACATTGGATTCATTTATTGGATAACGCAAAATCCGCTTGA